The Hermetia illucens chromosome 2, iHerIll2.2.curated.20191125, whole genome shotgun sequence genomic interval TTCTGTCTCGGCTGATGCTGAATGGGTCTCTTTTCTGTATTTATAGATATATTTGCAGTTCTCTTCTCATTAAGGTCTAGCCCGAATATCGCCAGTTGTGCCATTGATTATTTAGTTAGCATCAATAATATCGTAGTATCACAATAACTATTGATAAATTGGGGAATTGATAGTCTCCCGTATCTACGATGACATTGTAATTAGAGCTGATTCCTCCAGTAATACCAAGAATAACGCAATGTTTCCTAGCACTTTGCCATTTATTTTATAAACATTTATGTACACTTTTTATTGGATATCATTCTTATCAGTAACACACTTAAATTCTAATCTTTGATGAACTTATTTCAGGGATGAACAAGTACTCGCCGTGTCACTTTTTGCCTTGTTCTGCTGGGCAACTGCTTCCTGCGCTTTACTTAAATTGCCCTTTGTATCTACGGCAACGCTTCGGATTTCATCTTCCACCGACTTGTTAACCATATTAGTGATGGCTTGCTTGATCTTCTGCGCTTCCTGGAACTTGGCTTTCTTCGGCTTTATTGGGGCATCTGCACATTGTAGCTTGAGGTTAGGTACAGAGTTGTTTACAAAAACAAACGATTATCTTACTTGATCGACGTGTAAAAGCAGCCCCTTTTTTCTTATTCTTCACATTTGCCGGGAGTTTGGCCTTAGTCTTCATTTTGCCTTGTGCCATTTTTTATTCTATTCTCTGTTCGAAAGGATACACGCACTAAAATTAACACTTGGTCATATAACTTCCTCGCTAGTGTGTTTTTGTTTAGACGTTTCGGAAATCTGTCAAGTTGCGGACGTGACCTCAGTAACGTCATGTGCTCTGCTACCAAATTTGaagaacaaaaataatgaacaaATAATTTGTAAATGTAAAATCGCAAAatcaggtggcagagcctaaatgctgatcggcacaccaaacttttcctgccagaaccgaacataccgcaaagtttatcctgtcgaaaagcaggaggacttgcagatgaattgtgggcattctgacaagccataattcactagctgggcatatgttcagaataggaattactcaagatgatacgtatctctcctgtaatgaggaagcggaatccacggagcatttcctatgtgaatgccccgcctatggacgcatcaggcatcagatctttggtgctgatgtccTCCAGTTgcggcgggtagcatcacatccactaacggaaattctgcgatacgttaacgaatccggaatattctgttagacggcggaggcgagtacaatgggctaacacggcctgagtgctcagaagctgtagcttctcccccaccatacacacacacacacacacacacatacctgATTGCAATAAGAGATGTAGTTAAAAATAAGATTGGGTTACAAAGTATTAAACTTAAGGTGTTGGGTTTCAACAATATTGCGTACATATCTCAATCAAATAATTGTTAAtctaaattgaaaactttggCAACTGTAGCTAATTTTTGGAAGTACAGCCTTAAGGATGTTGGCCTAGAATCAATAAACCTCAAGACATATTCATGATAATATTTTTATTACTCGGTAAATAACAATCAGTACTCAAATTTCACTCATTTCATTCACGTTGACTTCCACGCCTATCAGCTCTAATAACTTTATTACATGCTGCCTCTTCTCCCTAACTGGAAACATTTTCGCCACTACTTGCATACGATGAATCTAAATCCGTGTCTGTTTGATCCTCCTGCGATATTTCACCGTAGATTCTTGTTATATTATCAGCTACTGCCGACAAACGTCGAGCGATTGTTTTCAAATATTCAATTCTTCTTATCGAAAGCAGTAGGTATTCCTCGAATCTGTCGTTCAGTTCAAATTCACTTTGATTGAATATGTCCTGTTTAATTCGATCGTATTTCTCGACGATATTGGTCATATGGTAGATTGCATTGTTAATTTTGTAGTGGCAAATCGTTTCGTTTGGTGACCTTGATTGCTCGAGGGGTACGCAGTCCAATTTCAATAGAATTGAAGATATTTTTGCTACAATCTGACGAATCTTAACTGTTTGGTTTGCGATTGAATGCATAATGCGACCTATGGGAGTGGCAATATATGAAATATTAGAAGAAATGGAATAACATAACATTTTTTGTATAATTTGCCAATATTACACCATCTCAAGGGCATCCAAATGGGGTCATAAGAACATAGAGGACATGCAACTCCctcatattatttacatagcatgctggtcccaatccCCTCCCAAGAGGAGGGTTTGTggcaatgtactttgtactatccccagtaaaataaaatgctgaggttAGGGAAAAAgattaaatggtggcggtttggtgagaagaaagaagaaacgatctcactcatacgattgccaaccattacgaatgtggaagaatcatggaaccaaatgaaagacacgatctgcaaccctcggggtcaccaagtcgggtaagcggtacatcaaccgagatacttgcctttggaatgatgatgttgaaatgaaggtccgtgaaaagaaacgcctctaccacaaattctcgacgataaaacgcctgctaattggcaaatttataagaatgtcaaccgggaagcaaagaaagcggtcgctgtcacctgagcgaaccatttcaaaaatctttacgataaactggacactcgggatggcgagagagatctgtatcgacttgctaaaagccgtgatgaatgcACACgcgatatcgaacacttttgttgtgttaatgacaagaacggtactttgcttaccaaccgtcgagacgcaacggatagatggcgagaatacttcgagcagatttcaactgaagaatttgctcatcctccacttccacaatcattgccgacatttggagcagttccaccagtcagcgcaactgaagtcgaggaggcaataaaacaaatgaaatcggggaaagcaacaggacctgacgacatcgcatctgagctctggaaagcgaagagctgggacccaacactgtggctcagtgaattctttgaccgagttattcaggaaggaagaacaccatctgactggcaagaaagtaccactgttccaatatggaaaaagaatggtagcccagcagaatgttcaaattaccgtccgatccggttactttcccataccatgaagatttttgaacgcattcttgacaaccctattcgcgaaatcgttgaaataaccgtgaatcaagccagatttgtcaagaactgcggaactactggcgcaatacacgctgcgcagttactcatggagaaacaccgtgagaagcatcgccctctttacattgcctttctggatctagagaaagcgtttgattgtgtgccacacgaactcatctggtatgctttacgacaacacttagtaccagaagaacttgtgcactgggttcaattgctcctccacgatccgaaaagtaaagttcgaagtatggcgggtgtatctaaaccgcttcgtgtctctgttggtgttcatcaaggaagcgccctctcaccactcctctttgttcttgttatagacaccgtcacacgggatatccaacgtccagcgccctacacactgctttatgcagatgatgttttcctagcatctgataacaaaaatgatctcgagcaacttgttcaaaaatggaatcatcgcctcatgcaacacggtctcagattgaatttaaataaaactgaatttttgacgaccgatccccatgaaacaggcacaatcactgtcagcggcagtgatctgcccagagcgatttaaatatctcgggtcaatgctatcagctaatgaagAACTGCTTTGCTTCAcgaattagcgcaacctggatgaagtggcgttccacaactggtgttctttacgatcgacgtatcaatgaacgtctcaaacctGAAATgtatgtttctgagtgttggtcgactataaaagacaatgaacgacgtcttgcggtaatggatacgaagatgttacgttagactagtgacgtgacacgctttgatcacatccgaaatgagaatatccgtgatTGATATGAGGTTGCCCCGATCGTGGaagaattgcgagagaggcgtcttcgatggtatagtcacgtaacTCGCGATAACGAggattcactcgccaagatggGTCTGAACAACGAAGATGATGGTAAGTGAcaaaaaggtcggccgaaacaacggtggcttgataagctgaatggggatttgaaagcctcggaatccagatcaggcttttgataaaatggggaaatcgatcacgacgagccgaccctgtttgtgaacgggacaaaggctgaagaaaaagagatcGACTTCCTTGACAAGCAAGACTGCACTTCTGACAGCTCCTTGGTGGACATAGTCGGCGCCCCGTTGACGACTGTGAAggatggaatctactcgcattaGCGAGTAGTGCGCTATGCCGAGAAGGATTTGATCCTCCTATGATCCCTTCGGATCGCGGGAGCTTTTTGACCAGATGCGCATAGAATTACGTGATTTGCACTGTGCATTACCGTATTATCAAAGTCGAGGAAAGTAGGGTGATCCTGAGATGCTTCCTTTGGATTACTCAACTTTAGCTAGAGCTATTTTGGGGGCCTCAAAGAGATTTCTGCTTCTAGGGTTAAGGAAGCGCTAGAGCCTTGCTCTGGAGATCTGGGCCAGGGAGGGAAACAGAAGTCAGTTTCCCTTGTGCTTCCCAGAGCACTTCAGTTTTAAAAGTTAATCATTCTCGTTGAAGACTACGCAGGACTTTATGGGGTTTCAGAACTTTATGGATAAAAACTTGTATATGAGATAGGATGTTGTAATGTACTCAGTTATGAACAAGGGTTTAAAAAACTTTCTAGTAGCTCTGCTAGCTACGAGGACAGGGCTACCTCTGATAGTCGGAAAAGTGTCGAAAAATCACTGTGCATATTCcccaaatttttaattataaagCCTCGTTTTGTCAGTAAAGTCACAAAAATTAGCTCTTTGAGATCTTTTGACTTTCTGCCGTAGATAACATCTTTAACGAAATAGTATACATTTTGAGCCTCTTCAATTTCACTGCCAAATGTTCACAAATTGCTAGCGGTCACTCGAAAAAAACCTATCAACCGTtggaaatttttcagaaaaacaGAAAACTTACCCAACTCAGCGTGTATCTTTTCATGGTACAATATTCTACTATCTTCCGGCATTTTCTTCAAGATTTTAAATAATCCAATTCAACTAAAATATACTTAAATATGAGACTTTTTCCGAATTTTTCTTCCTACATGAACTGCCTTGGTTTGTTTGGTTTTAAATGATTTGAAGTACATTTTTGCCAACTTAGCTGcgaaaaaatcacaaagtgGCTATACCtgacagaaaaaaattcaaaacatgcAGCGAAGATACTACACGTCatttatttatgaatttattcAATATAAGCGATGATTTACTTCACTTTAACAGAAATGTTGAAGATTAAACAGATTGGGGGATAGTCGATCAAATTATATTACTTTTCACAAGGTTCACAAGGCTTCGATTAATTGTCATTAGATTCTTACATGCATATCATTCTGATAAGAGTTCCGCGGCGAATTCAGTCTTTTGACAGGTCATGAGGATTCCAATTGAGAAAGTGTGAGACAGTGAAACGTGAACATTGCTCGGTTGGTTGGTGCTTGTGTTTTCGGCGGTCGAATTTATAGCAATTGTAAATTAAAATTAGTGTTCGAAGGGGTCAAATACACACATTTGAAATTCCGATAATCCCACTATGTTTTCCTAGGGTCAGATGTAATTGCAATTTAGGAGTTCATCTTTGAAAATGTTAAAAGTGTAGGACCCTCGGGGCAAATTATCGTGACCTGACTTTCTATTCATCTCAATTGATTAAATTAAGTATAGACGTTGCTAtatcaaaatataaaatgactGAACAACCGGAAGGGAATGTAATTCGAGTTGGTTCGCGAAAAAGCGAGGTGAGTATCTGGCACTCAGTCGGCGCTTTCTTCATGATGTAACCATCGAGGGCTACCTCAGGAGTGAATGCACTCTCACATTGGGTCTTTCTGCAGAAATCCTCATAACATTAGTACTTGCCACAAACCAGTGACGTACTATTTGTTTGCTTGCAATTACAGCTGGCGCTCATCCAAACCAAGCATGTGATCGGACTTCTTCAAGAACTCCACCCCGAAAAGCGGTTCGAGATTCGTAAGTATTAATTTTTGTGCTGCGTGAGTAGCCATTCGCACGTCTATTTCTGAAGTAATGGTTTCCGGAGTCTAGATTAGCATGTGCCCCCCAACCCCCCCCTCTCTGGGAGTTTATCTCGTGCTAAATTTGTCGTAAATGTTTACGAGCACGCACGCAAGCCGGCAAAGATAGAAAGACTTATTGGCAAAATAGTGGGGAATTGCCTTCGTGAATTTGCATCGAGTTATGAACAGGCAATAAAAATGTCACAGAAATTCCGAATATTAAACGACCTTACTTTGTTATCGAttagctttgaagaaaaaatcgcTAAATCATGATGAGTGGCGAGAATAAATAGTGTTCGTTGGTGGCTCGCTTTAAGAGGGTGAAGCGCGGGTGGCTGCGGATGAGCGGGTCTCTGAATGCTACTGGTTGAGAGATAAAAGCCAGATTATCAAGTGGTGCATTGCTACGGGTTCTTTTGCGCTGCTCTATTTTGCTAAAGAGCCGGTAAGGTGGTATGAATGTTAATTGCCGCCAAAACATGAACGGGTGATTGTAAAAATGGAACATAATTAAGTCATAATGAAATCCCCAATTTATGCTTTAGAAGCTCACCCTCGTTATCAAGCAAACAATTGTTAAGATTCTGATCCCTGAGACAATAAACTATTAGGTCGAATAAAGTAATAAAACATAATTTATCTTGTTGTCTGTCAATTTGTAGGTTCTTCAATCTTTAGGTAGATGTAAACGATATTTGGGAGCTTAGTCGAGACTTAGTGTCTTTGACCTTCGCAAATAACTCGATATTTGTTACGATTTTCTTATATTTGTTTCTTACCTATGAGGTTTATATTCTGTCGCTGTAGCTGTTTACCTTCTTTACTTGGATcataatatgtatattttttgttACGTCTCCTCCTCTCTTAAGTGCTTAggctcttaccctgtctggttcactactgaagtccacaaaaacttCGACAATGGCACACTGCGGGGAAGCAGCTCCTGTTTTCTAGAACCTATGCCGACTTAGTTCTTAAAACCTATGCttagttatttttttcagatctctgggttcctcggtcaaatccttaatacgtaagtccagaaaggaACATTTGACCAGTGTTGGAGACTCACTAAAGTACAGAAACCCCAaaactttctggtcccacaaTCGCAACTTCCGCTGTCCTGCCTAGCTATCCGCACCATCTGTTAAATTTTCTGGCTGCTCACAGCTAAATACCCGCAgttatcttgtgatttattctGTTGCTACTTTACCTCAATCTAtgttcctccttcttcttcctcatcctccccattttcatcgttggaaggtggaaaggtttaaaacctactgctggctcttgCCATGcatttatgtgagacttctactcactaaaaccacgtccttcttcttccattctCCCCATGGGATTGCTttaagtattgcatcgcggggctagatcagttcttaactgcggcgcattattgctcgttccctttcttgtttttttcgcagttcttcatgccttagccgttgatgaatcattgtcagctcaattaccacttgattccaagcctctgttgattccaacataaactccactatatttccaggtgttaagcgcctgtctgcgatcgcctccagcctagttcggtgtgctgtaaaccttggacactcaaatacaacatgttccgcattctcagccacgttaccacatctcgggcagcatggtgactcgttgtgtccaaatcgatatagataagcccgataacctccatgtccacttaaaaactgtgttagctcgtaacttcgttccccgtggctcctttcaatccatcttcgaatgtgtgcaatgatacggtaggtccaacggccagtttgtgcctcgtttcatctttcttgccattttgcgatggattcccgccgtgttagttgccgtcgaagtacaatggactccccgattgcatacattttgtcgtagagacgccgaccttcatccgccaagatgtctatggggattgtctctgccagtacatatgctgcttcttctgatgtcgttcgataagcactgcatacccggagggcacttagtcgatacgccattcctagttttccgcagtttgatttgttttccagaccggttgcccaaactggagctgcgtagagtagcatggaactaactacccttgaaataagacgacgtcgactttgttttggtccaccaatgttcggtagtatcctcgagatcattacagcgatggaagatgctttagttgcagcgcactcaatgttttttttaaagttgagtcttttgtcaatcattactcccaaatatttaagcgactcttgggagtaaattgttttttccccagctttaattttcacggtcgtgtctttccttcttttgttgATTAGCACTaattccgttttatgttcagcaaatgatagaccggacttttacaatcaggaattgatctcccatatcgtttcatttgcatagatttcgatttcgtctaagcgttttgtcactattgttaccccgatatcgcccgcaaagccaatagttgtcacgccgttaggaaggcgtagcgtcagcactccaggAGGAAGGAAAATAATGCCACAAGCACAAATATGAACTAAAAATTGGTAACCTTGTCAAATTCAATGTGGCGTTTCTATTGATTCGTGAATAAAACGTATATGAATGGTTTGCAAGATCATGACTTAAAGAAAGCGATGTTCGACTTATGAAGTCGTTTTCGCCTAACACTTATGCTCGTGTGGACGATTCGGTATTGAACTGATAACTTCGACCGGCAAACGCACGAAAGCACTGCATAATAAAGTGGTTGGCTGGATCTGTAACTCGGGAAGCCCTCAAGACAGATGATTCTGAttgcactttctttttctttagtctttgtcctaTTCACAAGtagggtcggcttgtcgtgatcggttgcgatGAAGACTATCCAAAAATCTCCTCAATTTCTAGGATCTTTTCTCTCTTCTTTGTCTACATGATCCTTAAGGGGCTCAACATATAAAAATAGACAAGTTTCTCCACAACCCATGGTATCGAGATCATGAGGTAGGATGACACGTGGGGGCGACTAAAGCCTACAAAGAACCCACCCCATGTTAGCATAGATGCATCCAATCGCATGTCTAGGGGACACTTTAGTGTAGCTGTATGggggatgggggggggggggggggtatgttTGCAAACTTGAAACCTCAATTTCGGCCATTCAAGAACATTTTGGAGATTTTAATTCAAATAACTTACTTGCGTATGTTTATTTTGTCAAAAGATTGTcacctcttaatttttttttatgaatggtcTAGTTCCAGAATAAGTATCAATTGAATAAGGTCTGAATATTACAACCAAACATTTCCCTTACTTGCAACAGATCGTTAAAATGTTAAATGGAACGATTACAACCTGTCgccattttcggtcacgctgctcccagagcagaggtgaagcagcgtctgattaaAATCAGTTGCCTCTGCTATGGATGGAACTgtcagtcattttttttaatttgggtgtttaacccagaaAGAGGGTTCAGTGGACCATAAGAGGAGAAATATTGgtctggtccgtcatcaagtcgatgcggacCCTGGACACCCTCAATCCTCAGTCAGAGAAAGGAGGCATATctgttttaattatttattgatGCCGCCTTGCATAATGTGTTCTATCCCAGCGCCACGACAAAATCTGGGAAGTTTAGTTCAGTCTGTCTCAAGTCATATGAGTTTCTGTTATCATCAGTTTCTAGAAGAATGTAAACAATTTTAGAAACTGCAATAGGCTTTTATCACAATTGTAAATTGCATAACACTTGTATAATTTGTCATGGAAATTTGCTGATATGAATTGCTTCTCCCGGTAAATAAGTAGTCAGTGCTTTTTAGAGAAATGAGTCTCTGGGAAATCAATACAACAATTTCTGTGTTTTATGCTTTCATTCATTTCTAAGTCGAttaagtgacgttccacaactggagttctttgtaatcgacgtatcaacgaacgtttcaaatctaaaatttatcgcaatgtcgtccgtccagtcgctctctatggttctgagtgttggccgacttaaaagacaatgaacggcgtcttgcggtaatggagacgaagatgctacgttggactagtggcgtcacacttttacatcacatccgaaatgaggatatccgcgatcgttatggggttgcaccgatcgtggaaaagttacgagagaggcgtcttcgatggtatggtcacgcaattcgtgcaaacgagaattcacttgccaagattggtttgagcatcgaagtcgatggtaaacgatcaaaaggcagacctaaacaacggtagcttgatacgctagatggggatttgaaagcctcgagatgcacccagatcagacattcgatagagccaaatgacgaagccgatcacgacgagccgaccgcgcttgtgaacgggacaaaggctgaagaaaaagaaagagaagaagattCATTTTTAAGTCTCAAAATTTGGAGGGCTACGATAAGTGATAACTTTCTCTGTGCTCACAAAGCTAATGATTTAAACAAGAGTTTCAAAGAGGCACACACAATATAAAAAGTTTGATTTGTAGTGTAACCGTGGTAAATTGAATTCTGTTACTGTGATTGTCAAAATGGCGGAATGAAGCGACTATGTACTGGCCCATTAAATTTTATGAAGTTCCAACAATTCTTGACgacacataataataataattcgcaAGTGTAGACGAGTATCATAAAGCATTCATGTGGAACATAGACAAACGTGTCATTGTTGTCAAATCCTGCCAAAGTGCTTCAGATCCCTTCTCATTGATATGAGTATTAAGCGTATTTCCACTTTACGGTTAGACTTTGGTGAACGTCTTcttatttcttctttattttgaaTGAACATTCCAATCCCAGAACATCCATTTGAGGCTATTTATGAAAGAGGTACCTAATTCTACGCTGACTGGATTTTTTGTTCTTAGAATTGAAAAACTCATAACGTCTAAGGCTAAATTGCAGTGCAGTTGTCTGATAAATTCTGATGGTGGTCTGATGTCGCAAGGTCCGGAGTATATGCTGCGTTGATTGCAAcgaatttattaatattttaattaGTTTGTCTGAAAGAGGATAGTCTAGTGTTGTCTGGTTGTATAAGTACTCGTTTCTGATTGATCATTGCTGTGCATTTTCTGcggacctcgcttgtgaacgggacaaaggttaaaAAAAAGAAGTATTTCCTGCATAACTCTGTCATATAGCACCTTAAAAATTCCGCAAAACATACAGCAAACTCATTCTAGAGAAGCAATCTGGTTTAACATCGAGTCATGCTAGTTGTCCGGGATTTAGTTACCTCAATTCGGGATTTAGTTACCTCAATCCGGGATGCTCAAATAAATCGCCTTCTAACCATAATTCAAAGTTCGGAGGATAAAATTATCAGCTCCAGTTTCCGTGACAAGTTTTTCTATTCTGCCCCTTTCAATTTCAGTCACCAATCCCGAGTAGAATGACCACTCGTTTTTTCCCGCATCCACAAACCTTGTCGAACGATTTTCTGTTATTCTAATTCTGTACCCAATTAAAATGTATATGCATTCGGAAGCAGGTGACATCTTTCCCGTGAGAAAGAATTGGGAGAGCATCACGTATAGAGTCGACCTGAAAACGTTCAATTTGAATGAAGGACTTTTGAGGagttgcttttttttttaaactaaatGTCGTTATATAGAAGGGATCTCCAGTTTGTTGGAAATCCTCGGCTATTACATATGGTTTGAAGATTTCCCTTGACTTGGATCACTCGTGAATGTATTGAATGAATTTATTCAGTTGTCAGGAATTTGATCAAATTCATGTACAATGAATTACCAATGTTGATGATAGGGCAAACTTTTGATCATCTCCCTTTGAAGAAGGGAATAAATTGTTCCTGAACTGCTGGGCATGCGTTAATTCAATAAAAAGTTTTAACCAACAAAGAAATAAACCGATttgaacaaggttttgttttatacagaaccttaaaaaggggaatTTGTCCAATTGGTAATTGATATCATAATGAAATTAAACCTTGGACTCGACaataaatattaggcgaagacggctttacggttatTTCTTCTTTGGTCTGGTCtgacattaagtggatgcggatttagggcccctcaatccttaaacaaaatattttcagctctggcttGAAATATGGGCGAATttatatagtaataataatcgttggcgcagcaatccatattggatcagggccttgaagtgtgttagagcactttattcaagaccgtaacggtacactacaggattacagaaccttgtagaaggcaatgtggtcagcattgcgctcgcccgagattattaccctgatttgactcaggtactcattcacagctgagtcgactggtatccgacatccagtcacgataacaaatccctctgct includes:
- the LOC119648884 gene encoding uncharacterized protein LOC119648884 encodes the protein MPEDSRILYHEKIHAELGRIMHSIANQTVKIRQIVAKISSILLKLDCVPLEQSRSPNETICHYKINNAIYHMTNIVEKYDRIKQDIFNQSEFELNDRFEEYLLLSIRRIEYLKTIARRLSAVADNITRIYGEISQEDQTDTDLDSSYASSGENVSS
- the LOC119648855 gene encoding uncharacterized protein LOC119648855 — its product is MAQGKMKTKAKLPANVKNKKKGAAFTRRSNAPIKPKKAKFQEAQKIKQAITNMVNKSVEDEIRSVAVDTKGNLSKAQEAVAQQNKAKSDTASTCSSLK